In Chryseobacterium oryzae, the genomic stretch GCTTGTTGAGATTGGATATCATTTTGGCTAAGTTTAATTTTCAGAAAATTCAAGCTGAGAAAACATAAAAGAGATGTGATTTTATTTATCCTTTTTTGAAATCAATTTTTAAGTTTACGGTGCAGTTTCTAAAATATCAGCAATTTCTTTAATCTTTTTATGAACTGAAAAAGAGGAAGATTTGCCTTTTTCCTCATCAGCAAGATTGGATAGAATAATAATAGAAGTTTTCGTTTTGGGATAATAAATATTGAGTGATGGTGCACCTTTTACATATCCACTGTGGAAGTAGGAGAGTGGTAGATGATTATTCGTCATAATACCCAATCCATAACCCATTGTTCCGAAAATAGGATGCTTTCTTTCTGTACTTTTTTGCATGAATTTTTTTAAAGTTTCTGCACCGATAATTTTTCCGCTATACAAAGCGTTATTCCAAATGTGTAAATCATCAACAGTAGATAAGACGCCGCCTGCGGGAATTCCGATTTCCTTATTGGCTAATCTTTTGGGCATGCCATTCACTATTTTCTGCGTTTTATGATTTCCAATGTAGGTATGAGCAAAATTTTTTCCGTTGAAGGAAGTTCCTGTAAAAGAATTTTTCATTCCGGCTTTTTCGAATAATTCTAGCATATTTTCATCGAAAGATTTTCCGGAAACAGTTTCTATTATCTTACCTAATGCATTGTAACCGTCATTAGAATAGTTGAATCCTGAGCCGTTTTGAAAAACAAGCTTTTCTCCAAAATTATTTAATCCTGAACTGTGGTTTAAAAGCTGGCGAATAGAAATGTTTTCATATTCTGTGGTCTTGAAATCTTTAAGATATTTCGAAACTTTATCATCGAGTGTAATTTTTCCTTGTTCTACTTGTAGTAATATCAAAACTGCGGTAAACTGTTTGCTGATTGATGCTATGGAAAATATGGTGGAATTGTTGATTTTATTTTTAGTTTCAAAATCTGAATAGCCTCTATTTTTACGATATAATTCTATGCTGTCTTTAAAAATTCCTATACTTCCATTAAAGTGGTATTTATTAACAACAGAATCTATTTGCGATGAGTATATTTTTTGCTGATAAGCATTAACCGCAGAATCGGCGATATTTTTTTTGTTATAAATTTCGGAATTTTCGACCTTTTGACAGGAAAATAAAAATATAAATAAAGAAACCAAGGCAAGGGAGAATTTCATAAGGTGTTTTTACTTTCTCTAAAATAAGAAAAAGTTTATAATTCAGAAATTCAGGGTAATTCAAAGTTGTTTTGTAATCAAAAAGCCAGATAATTTTTATCAGGTTTACTTACCTGGTTTACCGTAATTATTATTCCAGTCAATTTCAATTTTTGTTGCGTCCTGCTTTTTCTGTAATGCTTCAGTATTTTTAGTCATTTCGCTTTTTTCAGAAGTATTTGCTGTAGTACCACAAGAATTTAGAAAACAAATAAAATAGAGTGAGATTGCAATTGTAATTAGCTTTTTCATAGATCATTTTTAACGGATACTAATAAACAAAAAACCTCAAAGGAAATTCTCTGAGGTCTATTTACAATTATGTAAAACATTTAGTAGTCAATAATTGGCTACGGCCCTGCCGTTACATATTTCTTCTATATTTACCGCCTACTTCAAAAAGCGCATTGGTAATTTGTCCAAGCGAACAATATTTTACAGCGTCCATCATCACCTCAAATAAGTTTTGCTGATTAATGGCGGCGTGTTGTAGCGTTTTAAGTGCTTCTTCAGATTTTGCTTCATTGGCTTTTTGAAAATTGTGCAAAGTTTCGATCTGAGCTTGCTTTTCCTCCTCAGTCGAGCGGATCACTTCCCCCGGAAGTACCGTTGGCGAACCATCTTTTCCTAAAAAGGTATTCACACCGATAATTGGATATTCTCCGGTGTGTTTCAGCCATTCGTAATGCATCGATTCTTCCTGGATTTTAGAACGCTGATACATTGTTTCCATCGCGCCCAAAACACCGCCTCTTTCGGTAATTCTGTCGAACTCTGCATAAACAGCTTCTTCCACCAAATCGGTTAATT encodes the following:
- a CDS encoding serine hydrolase domain-containing protein produces the protein MKFSLALVSLFIFLFSCQKVENSEIYNKKNIADSAVNAYQQKIYSSQIDSVVNKYHFNGSIGIFKDSIELYRKNRGYSDFETKNKINNSTIFSIASISKQFTAVLILLQVEQGKITLDDKVSKYLKDFKTTEYENISIRQLLNHSSGLNNFGEKLVFQNGSGFNYSNDGYNALGKIIETVSGKSFDENMLELFEKAGMKNSFTGTSFNGKNFAHTYIGNHKTQKIVNGMPKRLANKEIGIPAGGVLSTVDDLHIWNNALYSGKIIGAETLKKFMQKSTERKHPIFGTMGYGLGIMTNNHLPLSYFHSGYVKGAPSLNIYYPKTKTSIIILSNLADEEKGKSSSFSVHKKIKEIADILETAP